Proteins found in one Paenibacillus borealis genomic segment:
- a CDS encoding carbohydrate ABC transporter permease — MSRGVKDNLIAYSFIAPNFIGFALFTLVPMIFAFILAFVKWDGANPMKFIGLDNFTRLIKDSTFHKALWNTVVYTIGVVPLTMIVALALAILLNQKIMGRNFMRTVFFFPYVASLVAVAAVWNFIFSPTMGPINNILHTITGIPLEDLPRWAADKQWAMFTVVLFTVWKNMGYYMVIYLAGLQGINPELYEAAELDGAGPWRRFRNVTVPQLAPTTFFVLMILVINSFKVYDIFINLFAGADNQLNDSTRVMVYQIYNTAFRSLDYGYASAMAIVLFLLVLGITIVQFRGEKKYGQ; from the coding sequence ATGTCAAGAGGGGTTAAAGATAACCTGATTGCCTACAGCTTCATTGCGCCGAACTTTATCGGATTTGCCCTGTTTACACTGGTACCCATGATTTTTGCCTTTATCCTTGCATTTGTGAAATGGGACGGGGCCAATCCGATGAAGTTTATCGGGCTGGACAATTTCACCCGGCTGATCAAAGACTCAACCTTCCACAAAGCCTTGTGGAACACCGTTGTCTACACCATCGGAGTCGTGCCGCTGACCATGATTGTGGCACTGGCGCTGGCGATTCTGCTGAATCAGAAGATTATGGGCCGTAATTTCATGAGAACCGTGTTCTTCTTCCCGTATGTAGCCTCCCTGGTAGCCGTTGCGGCGGTATGGAACTTCATCTTCAGTCCTACCATGGGTCCGATCAACAACATTCTGCATACCATTACCGGTATCCCGCTGGAGGATCTTCCCCGCTGGGCGGCAGATAAGCAGTGGGCCATGTTTACCGTAGTTCTTTTCACAGTGTGGAAAAATATGGGTTATTACATGGTCATCTATCTGGCAGGACTCCAGGGAATTAACCCTGAGCTGTACGAGGCCGCTGAGCTGGACGGCGCAGGCCCGTGGAGAAGATTCCGCAACGTGACCGTGCCTCAGCTGGCACCGACAACCTTCTTTGTTCTGATGATTCTGGTCATTAACTCGTTCAAGGTCTACGATATCTTTATCAACCTATTTGCCGGCGCCGATAACCAGCTCAACGACTCTACGAGGGTTATGGTCTATCAAATCTACAATACGGCATTCCGTTCACTTGATTACGGATATGCCAGCGCAATGGCGATTGTACTCTTTCTGCTGGTACTTGGCATCACCATCGTCCAGTTCCGCGGCGAGAAGAAATACGGACAATAG
- a CDS encoding ABC transporter substrate-binding protein, whose translation MNLKRFYGMTLATALSVSMLAGCSGNNANNEAAATTAPAAGNAANASAEPSQEPVTLKWALWDWEATAYYKPLIDAYKAAHPNVTIEYVDLGSTDYMTMLSTQLSGGADLDVLTIKDIPGYSNLVKQNHLEPLKSYMSANSIDPSVYGGTVEQIEVNDEVYALPFRSDFWVVYYNKALFDKAGVEYPSNDMTFDQYDELARKMTSGSGSEKVYGAHYHTWRSAVQLFGILDGKNTVVGGNYDFLKPTYERILKEQEDGIVMDYATLKTSSTHYSGVFYNNSVAMMNMGSWFIATQIEKVKSGESQSTEWGIVKYPHPDGVEAGTTLGTITSLAVNQKSKHKEAALDFMNFVTGEEGAKVIASTGTIPAIKNDEVINSITSIDGFPTDENSKAALNTVQTYLEMPMHEKSADIEVILNEAHDNIMTKNATIDEGLKDMNKRVGELLNN comes from the coding sequence ATGAACTTAAAAAGATTCTATGGCATGACCCTTGCCACCGCGCTCTCCGTGAGCATGCTGGCCGGATGTTCCGGGAACAACGCCAATAATGAAGCTGCTGCAACTACCGCACCTGCGGCGGGTAACGCTGCAAACGCTTCCGCTGAACCGAGCCAGGAGCCGGTGACTCTGAAATGGGCACTGTGGGACTGGGAAGCCACCGCTTACTACAAACCGCTGATTGATGCCTATAAAGCTGCACATCCGAATGTAACGATCGAATATGTCGACCTTGGTTCCACGGACTATATGACCATGCTGAGCACACAGCTCTCCGGCGGTGCAGACCTGGACGTTCTTACCATTAAAGATATTCCCGGCTACTCGAACCTGGTGAAGCAGAATCACCTGGAGCCGCTTAAGAGCTACATGAGCGCGAATTCCATTGATCCTTCCGTATATGGCGGTACTGTGGAGCAGATTGAAGTTAACGATGAGGTGTATGCGCTTCCTTTCCGCAGTGACTTCTGGGTGGTCTATTACAACAAAGCTTTGTTCGACAAAGCAGGCGTAGAGTATCCAAGCAACGATATGACCTTCGACCAATATGATGAGCTGGCCCGCAAAATGACCTCCGGCAGCGGTTCCGAGAAAGTATACGGTGCCCACTACCACACTTGGCGGAGCGCGGTTCAGCTGTTCGGTATCCTTGACGGCAAGAACACGGTTGTTGGCGGCAACTATGACTTCCTGAAGCCTACCTATGAGCGGATTCTGAAAGAGCAGGAAGACGGTATCGTAATGGATTACGCTACACTGAAGACTTCCAGCACGCATTATTCCGGCGTATTCTACAACAACTCCGTTGCCATGATGAACATGGGCAGCTGGTTCATTGCCACCCAGATCGAGAAAGTGAAGAGCGGCGAATCCCAATCGACTGAATGGGGCATTGTGAAATACCCTCACCCTGACGGTGTGGAAGCCGGTACAACCCTGGGAACCATTACTTCCCTGGCTGTAAACCAGAAATCCAAGCACAAAGAGGCAGCACTTGACTTCATGAACTTCGTAACTGGCGAAGAAGGCGCGAAGGTTATTGCTTCTACCGGAACGATCCCGGCGATCAAGAATGATGAAGTTATCAATTCCATCACTTCCATCGACGGTTTCCCTACAGACGAGAACAGCAAGGCTGCCTTGAATACGGTTCAGACCTATCTTGAAATGCCTATGCATGAAAAGAGTGCAGACATCGAAGTTATTCTGAATGAAGCACATGATAACATCATGACGAAGAACGCTACGATTGATGAAGGCCTGAAGGATATGAATAAACGTGTAGGAGAGCTCTTGAACAATTAA
- a CDS encoding carbohydrate ABC transporter permease codes for MVGKSKGLRISLMVLVYILLFATVLAMLVPYIWMLSSSLKLNKDVFSFPMQWIPANPRWENFTDIWTRIPLGRFIFNTAKLSIIVTILQLLTSSFAAYAFSKLHFRGKNFIFLGYIATIAIPWQAYMVPQFILMRYMGLNNTHLAIILLQAFSAFGVFMMRQFYQGVPDELCEAARIDGLSEYGIWARIMLPLSKPALSTLTIFTFVATWNDFLGPMIYLTDTKLKTIQIGLRMFISQYSAEYGLIMAASVVSIIPVVIVFLALQKYFVQGVAASGIKG; via the coding sequence ATGGTTGGAAAAAGTAAAGGACTTAGAATCAGCCTTATGGTTCTTGTGTATATTTTGTTGTTTGCGACCGTGCTGGCGATGCTGGTTCCGTATATATGGATGCTGTCCTCCTCGCTTAAGCTTAACAAGGATGTCTTCTCCTTCCCGATGCAGTGGATTCCGGCGAACCCCCGCTGGGAGAATTTCACGGATATCTGGACGCGGATTCCATTGGGGCGTTTCATTTTTAACACCGCGAAATTATCAATTATCGTAACAATTCTGCAATTGCTGACTTCAAGCTTTGCGGCCTATGCCTTCTCGAAGCTGCATTTCCGGGGCAAGAACTTTATCTTCCTGGGATATATCGCAACGATTGCGATCCCTTGGCAGGCTTACATGGTGCCGCAGTTCATCCTGATGCGTTACATGGGACTGAACAATACCCACCTGGCGATCATTCTGCTGCAGGCGTTCTCGGCATTCGGTGTGTTCATGATGCGCCAATTCTATCAGGGAGTACCTGATGAATTATGTGAAGCAGCCCGGATCGACGGGCTCAGTGAATACGGCATCTGGGCAAGAATCATGCTGCCGCTGTCCAAGCCGGCTTTGTCCACACTCACCATCTTCACCTTCGTCGCCACCTGGAATGACTTCCTGGGGCCGATGATTTATCTGACGGACACGAAGCTTAAGACCATTCAGATCGGTCTGCGCATGTTCATCTCGCAGTATTCTGCGGAGTACGGGCTGATCATGGCAGCAAGTGTAGTTTCCATTATTCCGGTAGTGATTGTATTCCTGGCCCTGCAGAAATACTTCGTACAAGGAGTTGCAGCATCGGGGATTAAAGGCTAG